The genomic interval agtgagagggtgtgtgccCTGGGAGGAGGTggatgagagagggtgggtgCCCGGAGAGGAGGTGAGTGTGTGCCCGGGGAGgaagtgggtgagagggtgtgtgccTGGAGAGGAGGTGGATGTGTGAGGGTGTAAgcctggggaggggtgggtgtgagggggagagaggatgggtgcCCGgcgtgggtgagtgagggtgatattgggtgtggatgtgtgagggtgtgaggatgagagagggtgtgtgaccGGGGATAGGGTGGGTGCCTGAGGAGGAGttgtgagggtgagagagggtgtgtgcccagggaggaggtgggtgtgtaagggtgagagaaggtgtgtgcccagggagggggtgggtgggtgcctgggggtgggtgagagggtgggtgcccggggaggaggtgggtgagagagggtgtgtgccCGGGGgatggggtgggtgtgtgagggtgagagagggtgtgtgccGGGTCAGAATAATTCTATTTACAGAAGGAATTTACAGAGACTAGGACAGCGTCACACAGGTACAGTACCACAGGAGCGTCTCGCTATGGGACACAAGTGTGAGATTCAGTATGTGAGGGCTGTCTCCCTgggcgtgttacacacacacacacaccagagacagtgCCGGCTCCGTGTTAGGGGAATGTCAGAGAGGGTGACCCTTGGGTAGTGACAGGAGGACGGGTCCGGCACGTGTTTTATCCGTTCTTGTTCTGCACACGGATGAGGCTGAGGCACAGGCCACACGCCTCCCAGCACGGGTCGCACATGCAGTGCACACAGGAGCTCCAGAACATCTTCAGACAGGACACGTTCATCTTCCACATGTGCACACAGGGTCCCACCATCCAGATGTGgcagcactgcatgcaggcaaagTCCAGAGCCCAGCAGAAGGCCAGGGGGCACCCACACAGCACCGACAGGACCAGGTAGCAGCAGTTCTTCACCCCGCGGAACGTCTTGTATGACATGTTCCACACCCCGGGGATGCTGTGCGACTCATCGGGCTCCCCAAAGGCATCTTCAAACAGGacctggaggagagagaggaggtgtgacTGAGGTTAGGGCCGCTTCTATCACCCGACAGATGGGAGTGGGTGTGTCGGGAGACCCCCTAACTGTGGCATATGGCCATGGACTCCTCAGTCTCCgggcacaggagggggggagggggggggggcagtgatccCAGCTCTCAAATTCACGAGTTGGATGGTACCAGAGGCTTAACGACTAGCACCAGGCGTCTTGAGAGGCTGTCATTCTACTTTCTAACTTGTAACCAGTAcaagcagtcctcggttatccaacggaatccgttctggaagtagcgttggatagtgaaaccgttgtaaagtgagtcccatgttaatcggtggcggtgagcgtcggataacgcattccggcgtcgaaaaacggcccttagggttgcattgtaaagcgttggatatgccattcgtagTAAAGTGAagcgttggataacgaggactacgtGTACATGGATTTCCCTTCCCCACTGGAGGCCTCGTGGTGCAATGGTTCGGGCTCTCACACCTGAGACCATGGGAAGTTCTTCAGCATTTAACTGTTATCACAGACTTACATGTAGGCGACTTGGACACGGTTCATATATGTTTTTTAAGTATTTTATTTTGACTCATCATCGTATGTTAAATAACCAATTTTGATACATATTTGCTTACCAACCTTGAGTGCCCCGCAACAGGAGTTTCTGCAAATCATGTCTTTTGGGATTTGTATCTCTTTTGTGTAGTCCATGCAGTATTACTCCTGGGAACACCGCCTCATAGATTAGTTATGGTTGGGCAGCTGTCACTTATTGGTTGGAAGTGCTTTTCCCTGCCCCTTTTGTCCCGTTACTCTCACAGCTGGAGCTGTTTTTGCCTCCGTTTTGCAGCTTCGGAGGTTTGATGAAATAATCTAAATATAAACTATAAGCTGGTGATAAAAAGGGGTTGGTGGAGATGTcagtctctctcccgctctcctacctcccctctctctcccgctctcctacctcacactctctcctacCCTCTTTCTgcttccaccccctctctcctgtcctctgtttctctgtctgaACCTAGAACCTTCTCCACTTGTGGTTAAAGGGCAGCTTCACCAACCTATGTACTGCGCAGTGAAAGATCAGAATATATTCTACCTGGAGCCAGTACCAGCAAGTATTTTACTATCAGCACCAGCGAGTATCCTACTATTAGCACCAGTGAGTATCCTACTATTAGCACCAGTGAGTATCCTACTATTAGCACCAGTGAGTATCCTACTATTAGCACCAGTGAGTATCCTACTATTAGCACCAGTGAGTATCCTACTATTAGCACCAGTGAGTATTCTACTATCAGCACCAGCGAGTATCTTATTATCAGTCCGAGCGAGTATCCTACTATCAGCACCAGTGAGTATGCTACTATCAGTACCAGCGAGTATGCTACTATCTGTACCTCATCCTGTGCTATTCTCACAGGGCAGCAAATGTCACAGTGAGCAGATAAGCACGGCAACAGAGCGGAGCCATCTTAAAATAATCCCTAATGTGACCTTCTTTTAGGTATGACCAGAACCGGCATTAGTATGATGTGGAGAGCAGAGAGTATAAGACCCCTGAGTCAGGGTCCCCACACCCGCCCCTTGTAAGGTGGGATACTCACCCTCACGTGCTCATTCATGTTATTGGGGTCCCGGTTCTCCATGTCCAGAGGCATGGGCTCACTGGGAACGGTCTTTGGTTCAGCCATGGCTTGGAGAGACACGCTTGGGTCAGGATGGGACCACTCTGTCTCATGCCTCTCCTCCCATGCCTTATTTATACTGGGTGGCTGGAGGTTTCCATGGGGCTCGGCATCAAACAGCAGAGCCGGCAGCTCATGGTACTCTGCCCCACTTAGCTTGACCCCACTGGGGTGTTATGGAAACCATTGTGTGAGAGCAAGCACAGCCTGGGGGGGTGGAAGGATTGACCGGCGGTCAGTTTTTTGCGTGATGGTTCGGTTTAACACTGATTGAATAGGTACGGTAGCCTATAATGTATTAGGAGAACGAACTAACCCGATTGGTGTATTTGTTCCAACCTCCTGTATTTTAACTGGACGTCCATGTTGTCAAtcatacctcctgacgaagcgtcgtgtgacgcgaaacgcgtagaggtgatgTCACACGCAGCAGAGAGGAAGCGTCATTACGTTCCTCCGGGCAGCTGTGTTTACACCTCCCTGTGGTGTTTGTAGCGCGAGGTGAAGGGGTCTGTTACTTGAGCCGGAAGAACTTTACCACCGGATAATCTGGCGATTTGATACCTTGCTATTGTGTTAGTACACTAGTTCCAGTCTACCCCTCCTTCAATCTCCCCCCAGAGATGGTTGGATTTACTGTGATCCTATTTTTTATGTAAGTTTTACTATTTTACATTTATACTAATAGtgtgtttcttttctctttttgcgccctgctatatgtgtatatatattctgttgtttgccccgctgatcacgggagagtgaggaGCTGCAGAGCGATTTTTATTCATACTTTGGGACATTACAAGATTTTTTGGGACCGCGCACACTAAATATACTTTTTCCCCCTCTCACGGTCACAGATACTCCCTGCCCCTCCTCCCACAGTTACAGATTCTCCCTGCCTGGGCCCCCCTCCCACGGTCACAGATACTCCCTGCCCCTCCTCCCACAGTTACAGATTCTCCCTGCCTGGGCCCCCCTCCCACGGTCACAGGTACTCCATGCTGCCCCCACCTCCCACGGTCAAAGGTACACCCTACCCACTGTCTCCATCCCACAGTCACAGATACTCCCCCATATCCCACTACCACAGGCACAGGTACtcgcttcccctcccccccttacagtCACAGGTagtccctgcccccccttccacaGTTACTCCCTGCCCCACTCCCTCAGGTActacctgccctcccccccccccactccctcgctcAGATActcgctgccccccctccctccttcccctcctccttcctttccTCCGGTACTCCATGCCTCCCTCCCTCCAGtactttcttctcccccccccctctgtactcccttcccccctcccacacgtattccctccccttcccacagtCACAGGTACTCCATCCCccacctagggttgccaggtggtttctccaaaaatactggacacaatggtgaaaggtgcaacgcgctcgagacacacacacacacacacacacacaaacacacaaacacacacgtctCTGCTCCATGCTGCGCCCTCCTCTCCTTCAGGATCAGGAAGCTGCAagtcccctagcaacggccctgctctctccctgttcAGGAAAatcatgcgccccccccccttatcccccctcaagccggtcaggtcactatgtccagagaggtaatacccgtataaacatacatgtccagtattacctctaagattttactggacagagtgtccaaatacaggacagtccggttcaatactggacacctggcgacCCTAGCCCCCCCCATTACTCCTGGTCACGGTTACTGGATGAGTGGAagagagaaggagcacagctAGATACATCCAAAATGCAAAAAGGTgaataagggcaactccaaacaaaagtaaaaatatattttcCTTTATTTGATCATTCCTGCTATAATACAATTGTTCCTGGATATTGGATTCACTTTGAAGAAAAAGACTTCTGTTTACTGTGAGCTTACTGTGGTGCTGCAGCAATCTACCGCATAACCTATGGTCACGGTTACTCCCTGCCTCTCCCACCCTCATGGAGAATGTTTGTTTTTGGTTGTGGTTTGGCTTGTGTTGCTATTAGCTTTGGGCTGGGGGTAAGGAGAGGGATCCGGAGACAgcatggtggtggggggagatcaggagagagcatgagggggggggggggagatctggaGAGAGCACAGTGGTGGTGGAGAGAGCACAGTGGTGGTGGGGAGATCAGGAGAGGGCATGAGGGGGGGGGCGATCAGGAGAGAGCATGAGGGGGGGGCGATCAGGAgagagcatgagggggggggggcgatcagGAGAGAGCccggtagtggggggggggggggagatcaggaGAGAGCATGGTGGAGACATCAGGAGAGAGCATGGTGGAGGAGGGGGCGATCAGGAGAGAGCATGGTGGGGAGATCAGGAGAGAGCATGGTGGTGTGGGGAGATGAGGAgagagcatgagggggggggagatcaggAGAGAGCACGGTTGTGGTGGGGAGATGAGGAGAGagcatgaggggggggagatcaggagagagcatgggggaggagggggcgatcAGGAGAGAgcatggtggtgtgggggggggcgatCAGGAGAGAGCccggtagtgggggggggggagatcaggaGAGAGCATGGGCTTCGAaaatcttaggctgcgcttatagttatagtgccggcgacatcgccattgcggcaaaacaaatgcattgtcgccggcaCTTATTGTGCACGCGACGGTGACAAAGCGACGGAGCAACAGTggtaccagaaatctggtagtcactgatatttgattttttcggcgacggtctcacgttgcggccaatcgggagcttctccgtccctctgccctccccttttatgtCAGCCaacgacgtcgcctaaacttcaaAATACAACTCGTCGCAATGGCGACGGTGACATCATCGGCGCGTTGCCGTCGCCGGCTGTGTAAGGGCAGCCTTACCCTAACCGAGACCACGTCCCGGGCTACATGGTACTCTTTTCGGGGAGAATACCCAACCGCGATCGCTACATTCTACTTTCAGAAATTGGTCCTTGCGTCTGAcgtaggcccgtaatatagtgggtgcgCCTTGCGCAgcacttatagttggctgtggttagccagccattgtataccagggccgcgcgcgcgcacggcagtgagcgtggagccgggcgatcGGGGGGAAGACTCCGAAAAGTAAGTATTCGGCCCGCTACCGCTCagtgggccttatgcagagaggaacgttatttaatgtgaaaacggcaagaaaatagccacagaattggagcaagttatggtcgtatgcagaaagctgcgttacctaatttttctgatgagattcaaaattgccaattttttctggctagattgaactcactatagtatagggcagaatggcgagttgcagtgcatctatgctacctgcataccaccctattttaacatggcgaatttaccaatctctccacgtgtttggcaatttttaaagtaaagaaacctgccgtggagaattttatgaatctctccatgttctctgcaggagaagcttctctgggaagtattttctccaaaatatggtgctatttcccttctctatcctctctgcataagccccagtgtctgcaatgtgtgtatgtgtgtataaagttgcacaatattaataaataatttcttcTCACAGcatgccttttttttaaattaatacacacacacacacacacacacacacacacacacacacacagacatatatatatatatatatatacacacacacacacacacacacacacacacacacagcttcccaagtgacacacacagtgccttCCAAGCCTGTCTCTCACAGCAacacggaccgtacacacaaaaagtgtgcatcACGTGCACAAGCGTTCGCACAGGCTGGCTTTCCTAGCTCCAGAACTGAAGCCggctgctctgctattcgcaacagagcaactttgaaaagcccgccagcgCCTCACCGACTCACGCCACTACCAGATCATCTGGTTCTCTGATTGGGCAGTGTCCTTACATAGACCCCGCTgttctatgtttaacatggaaaggAGACTACCGACCAATCAGAGGATGGATCCTAactcagccagccaatcagaatgggggctcgtctggctgctgacgtcagaggagggcgGTGTCGAGCCGGCTCAGAAAGCCAgctgagcgggaaatatgaattggccaatgggaatcgtgcctatgagcttcccccagccaacccattgccacccactgggtaggcaccaccaggtctggcagtccaaGTACCCTCCCTGCGGGAAGTCCTTGTTCTCCAGACCTATCCctccgcccttccccgctcaccaaactGTCCTAACACCTCCGgacttccctcctcccctttgaTCCACGAACTCTATGCAGAATTCCCGGCACCTATGTAtatgcccgggctgactgcacAGAgtttaacatatacagtataacgcataaaacattgttttaataaacgtATACTTCTTAGGGAACCTCACACGTGttagggaaatgggtctgggatacatgggctcgaaatccaggattctgggggacactgtgcaGCCCGGTGTAATTCCCCTCGTgtacccgcaaatcatgcctgcaagtcggggagaattacgggacttctggtaactttgtcccccgaactcctaCAAAATATAAGCACactttgacccaaatatcccccttaaaACTCCCACTCCCGAAGTCTCATGTTTATTAGATCAGGGGAACATGTAAAACCCAAAAcagaacaggttttagatatacaTTACATTACTGGCTTATGGTACTACTTAGCTGCCAGTGACCCACGGTTTTCAGGGCTAACCagacgggcttcacctttattatgaagactggctacccctcCCATCACAGTGACGGTGTATTGATTCATTATAACTGCCATTGGCTGCTACCAAGAGATTTTATATTGTAACAAATTAAAAGAGAGCGGCAAGAAACGCCATTCCTTTTAGTCCAGCGCCCGACACCTGTTACGCTAAGTCAGGGATGCTCAATCCAGTCCTCAatatcccccaacaggtcaggcttccaggatatccctgcttcagcacaggtggctcagtcttcgattgagccacctgtgctgaagcagtgactgattgagccacctgtgcattagggttgccaggtgtccagtattgaaccagactgtcctgtatttggacactcccgtaaaaaatgagaggtaatactgcacatgtatgtgtatatcggtattacctctctggacgtgtatgtgtccggtattacctctctggacgtgtatgtgtccggtattacctctctggatgtgtatgtgtccggtattacctctctggatgtgtatgtgtccggtattacctctctggatgtgtatgtgtccggtattacctctctggatgtgtatgtgtccggtattacctctctggacatgtatgtgtccggtattacctctctggacgtgtatgtgtccggtattacctctctggacatgtatgtgtatatcggtattacctctctggacgtgtatgtgtccagtattacctctctggatgtgtatgtgtccggtattacctctctggacgtgtatgtgtccggtattacctctctggacgtgtatgtgtccggtattacctctctggatgtgtatgtgtccggtattacctctctggacgtgtatgtgtccggtattacctctctggatgtgtatgtgtccggtattacctctctggacgtgtatgtgtccggtattacctctctggacgtgtatgtgtccggtattacctctctggatgtgtatgtgtccggtattacctctctggacgtgtatgtgtccggtattacctctctggatgtgtatgtgtccggtattacctctctggacgtgtatgtgaccggtattacctctctggacgtgtatgtgtccggtattacctctctggacatgtatgtgtatatcggtattacctctctggatgtgtatgtgtccggtattacctctctggacgtgtatgtgtccggtattacctctctggacgtgtatgtgtccggtattacctctctggacgtgtatgtgtccggtattacctctctggacatgtatgtgtccggtattacctctctggacgtgtatgtgtccggtattacctctctggacatgtatgtgtccggtattacctctctggacgtgtatgtgtccggtattacctctctggacatgtatgtgtccggtattacctctctggacatgtatgtgtataccggtattacctctctggacatgtatgtgtataccggtattacctctctggacatgtatgtgtataccggtattacctctctggacgtgtatgtgtccggtattacctctctggacgtgtatgtgtccggtattacctctctggacgtgtatgtgtccggtattacctctctggacatgtatgtgtataccggtattacctctctggacatgtatgtgtataccggtattacctctctggacgtgtatgtgtccggtattacctctctggacgtgtatgtgtccggtattacctctctggacgtgtatgtgtccggtattacctctctggacatgtatgtgtataccggtattacctctctggacatgtatgtgtataccggtattacctctctggacgtgtatgtgtccggtattacctctctggacatgtatgtgtataccggtattacatctctggacgtgtatgtgtataccggtattacctctctggacgtgtatttgtccggtattacctctctggacgtgtatgtgtccggtattacctctctggacgtgtatgtgtccggtattacctctctggacgtgtatgtgtccggtattacctctctggacatgtatgtgtataccggtattacctctctgggcatgtatgtgtataccggtattacctctctgggcgtgtatgtgtattccggtattacctctctggacatgtatgtgtataccggtattacctctctgggcatgtatgtgtataccggtattacatctctggacgtgtatgtgtataccggtattacctctctggacgtgtatttgtccggtattacctctctggacgtgtatgtgtccggtattacctctctggacgtgtatgtgtccggtattacctctctggacgtgtatgtgtccggtattacctctctggacatgtatgtgtataccggtattacctctctgggcgtgtatgtgtataccggtattacctctctggacttgtatgtgtataccggtattacctctctgggcgtgtatgtgtattccggtattacctctctggacatgtatgtgtataccggtattacctctctgggcatgtatgtgtataccggtattacctctctggacgtgtatttgtctggtattacctctctgggcgtgtctgtgtataccggtattacctctctgggcgtgtatgtgtataccggtattacctctctgggcgtgtatgtgtataccggtattacctctctgggcgtgtatgtgtataccggtattacctctctgggcgtgtatgtgtataccggtattacctctctgggcgtgtatgtgtataccggtattacctctctggacgtgtatgtgtccggtattacctctctggacgtgtatgtgtccggtattacctctctggacgtgtatgtgtataccggtattacctctctgggcgtgtatgtgtattccggtattacctctctggacatgtatgtgtataccggtattacctctctgggcgtgtatgtgtataccggtattacctctctggacatgtatgtgtataccggtattacctctctgggcgtgtatgtgtataccggtattacctctctggacatgtatgtgtataccggtattacctctctgggcgtgtatgtgtataccggtattacctctctggacatgtactgtatgtgtataccggtattacctctctgggcgtgtatgtgtataccggtattacctctctgggcgtgtatgtgtataccggtattacctctctgggcgtgtatgtgtataccggtattacctctctgggcgtgtatgtgtataccggtattacctctctgggcgagtatgtgtataccggtattacctctctgggtgtgtatgtgtataccggtattacctctctgggtgtgtatgtgtataccggtattacctctctgggcgtgtacgtgtataccggtattacctctctgggcgtgtatgtgtataccggtattacctctctgggcgtgtatgtgtataccggtattacctctctgggcgtgtatgtgtataccggtattacctctctgggcgtgtatgtgtataccggtattacctctctggacgtgtatgtgtccggtattacctctctgggcgtgtatgtgtataccggtattagctctctgggcgtgtatgtgtccggtattacctctctgggcgtgtatgtgtataccggtattacctctctgggcatgtctgtgtataccggtattacctctctgggcgtgtatgtgtataccggtattacctctctgggtgtgtatgtgtatgtgtataccggtattacctctctgggcgtgtatgtgtataccggtattacctctctgggtgtgtatgtgtataccggtattacctctctgggcatgtgtgtgtataccggtattacctctctggacgtgtgtgtgtataccggtattacctctctggacatgtatgtgtataccggtattacctctctgggcatgtgtgtgtataccggtattacctctctggacgtgtgtgtgtataccggtattacctctctgggcgtgtatgtgtataccggtattacctctctggacgtgtgtgtgtataccggtattacctctctgggcatgtatgtgtataccggtattacctctctgggcgtgtatgtgtataccggtattacctctctgggcgt from Ascaphus truei isolate aAscTru1 chromosome 17, aAscTru1.hap1, whole genome shotgun sequence carries:
- the LOC142468467 gene encoding caveolin-3-like, with the protein product MAEPKTVPSEPMPLDMENRDPNNMNEHVRVLFEDAFGEPDESHSIPGVWNMSYKTFRGVKNCCYLVLSVLCGCPLAFCWALDFACMQCCHIWMVGPCVHMWKMNVSCLKMFWSSCVHCMCDPCWEACGLCLSLIRVQNKNG